Proteins from one Deinococcus actinosclerus genomic window:
- the msrP gene encoding protein-methionine-sulfoxide reductase catalytic subunit MsrP, which yields MSDRTPPPERPDPESSERRILTPGSPNPRREFLRSAALFTATAGALGGGLELLTRRPGGPGAAEAQGAAFTRPARPLGPYDTSEAVTPYAQATSYNNFYEFGLDKSDPARMAGSLKTRPWTVRIDGEVRKPMTVDIDTLQGWFPLEDRVYRMRCVEGWSMVMPWLGFPLAALIRRMEPTSKAKYVQFTALLDPKQLPGQKQAVLQWPYVEGLRLDEALHPLAFMAVGLDGRVLPGQNGAPLRLAVPWKYGFKSIKSVVRITLTEKQPQTTWALAAPQEYGFYANVNPAVPHPRWSQATERRIGELGRRKTLPFNGYAEQVAGLYKGMDLRRFF from the coding sequence ATGAGTGACCGCACCCCCCCACCGGAACGACCCGATCCCGAGTCCAGCGAGCGCCGCATCCTGACCCCGGGCAGCCCCAACCCCCGCCGGGAATTCCTGCGCAGCGCCGCCCTGTTCACCGCCACGGCCGGCGCGCTGGGGGGCGGCCTGGAACTGCTCACCCGCCGCCCCGGCGGTCCCGGCGCGGCCGAGGCGCAGGGCGCCGCCTTCACCCGCCCGGCCCGCCCGCTGGGCCCGTACGACACCAGCGAGGCCGTCACGCCCTACGCGCAGGCCACCTCGTACAACAACTTCTACGAGTTCGGGCTGGACAAGAGTGACCCCGCCCGCATGGCCGGCAGCCTGAAGACCCGCCCCTGGACCGTGCGCATCGACGGCGAGGTCCGCAAGCCCATGACCGTGGACATCGACACGCTGCAGGGCTGGTTCCCGCTTGAGGACCGCGTGTACCGCATGCGCTGCGTGGAGGGCTGGAGCATGGTCATGCCCTGGCTGGGCTTCCCGCTGGCCGCCCTGATCCGCCGCATGGAACCCACGAGTAAGGCGAAGTACGTCCAGTTCACGGCGCTGCTGGACCCCAAGCAGCTCCCCGGGCAGAAGCAGGCCGTGTTGCAGTGGCCCTACGTGGAGGGCCTGCGCCTGGACGAGGCGCTGCATCCCCTGGCGTTCATGGCGGTCGGTCTGGACGGGCGGGTGCTGCCCGGTCAGAACGGCGCGCCGCTGCGGCTGGCCGTGCCCTGGAAGTACGGCTTCAAGAGCATCAAGAGCGTCGTGCGGATCACCCTGACCGAGAAGCAGCCGCAGACGACCTGGGCGCTGGCGGCCCCGCAGGAGTACGGGTTCTACGCGAACGTGAACCCGGCAGTGCCGCACCCCCGCTGGAGTCAGGCGACCGAGCGCCGCATCGGTGAACTGGGCCGCCGCAAGACCCTGCCGTTCAACGGGTACGCCGAACAGGTCGCGGGCCTGTACAAGGGCATGGACCTGAGGCGGTTCTTCTGA
- a CDS encoding BMP family ABC transporter substrate-binding protein — translation MKKALLTALPLSLALLSTAASPAAQAQQPGKLKACFIYVGPVGDIGWSYAHDEARKKTEKALPWLETKYVESVPEGQAMPVIDRLVKDNCKVIFTTSFGFMDQTYDAAKKYPNVIFAHASGFKRLPNMATYMADFYQIYYLNGMMAAAVSKSDKLGYVGAFPVPELKRHISAFAMGARAVNPKATVSVKWINAWFDPNKAREAAEALISEGAGALAFTEDTASVVQTAAARKIPSFAHYSPMYKFAPDYVVSGQLVHWDKIYIDFLTKVRNGTYTNKNLQTVDYWNLLRGGSVELGAQDGMAINPKWVPALKARTITVAGKKTSVYDRVMALKADMEKGGKFDPFAGPLKDRNGILRVPAGKVASIADLNNMSWVAPGVTGQVADEPKK, via the coding sequence ATGAAGAAAGCACTCCTCACTGCCCTGCCCCTGTCCCTGGCACTCCTGAGCACCGCCGCCAGCCCCGCCGCGCAGGCCCAGCAGCCCGGCAAACTCAAGGCCTGCTTCATCTACGTCGGCCCGGTCGGCGACATCGGCTGGAGCTATGCCCACGACGAGGCCCGCAAGAAGACCGAGAAGGCCCTCCCCTGGCTGGAAACGAAGTACGTCGAGAGCGTGCCCGAGGGGCAGGCTATGCCCGTCATTGACCGGCTGGTCAAGGACAACTGCAAGGTCATCTTCACCACGTCCTTCGGCTTCATGGACCAGACCTACGACGCCGCCAAGAAGTACCCGAACGTGATCTTCGCGCATGCCAGCGGCTTCAAGCGCCTGCCGAACATGGCGACGTACATGGCGGACTTCTACCAGATCTACTACCTCAACGGCATGATGGCCGCCGCCGTCAGCAAGTCCGACAAGCTCGGCTACGTGGGGGCCTTCCCCGTGCCCGAACTCAAGCGGCACATCAGCGCCTTCGCCATGGGCGCGCGCGCCGTGAACCCCAAGGCGACCGTCAGCGTCAAATGGATCAACGCGTGGTTCGACCCCAACAAGGCCCGCGAGGCCGCCGAGGCCCTGATCAGCGAGGGCGCGGGCGCTTTGGCCTTCACCGAGGACACCGCCAGCGTTGTGCAGACGGCCGCCGCGCGCAAGATCCCGTCCTTCGCGCACTACTCGCCCATGTACAAGTTTGCGCCCGACTACGTGGTCAGCGGGCAGCTCGTGCACTGGGACAAGATCTACATCGACTTCCTGACCAAGGTGCGCAACGGCACCTACACCAACAAGAACCTCCAGACCGTCGACTACTGGAACCTGCTGCGCGGCGGCAGCGTCGAACTGGGCGCGCAGGACGGCATGGCCATCAACCCCAAATGGGTCCCCGCCCTGAAAGCCAGGACGATCACCGTCGCCGGGAAGAAAACCAGCGTGTACGACCGCGTCATGGCCCTGAAAGCCGACATGGAGAAGGGCGGCAAGTTCGACCCGTTCGCGGGGCCGCTGAAAGACCGCAACGGCATCCTGCGCGTCCCCGCCGGGAAGGTCGCCAGCATCGCCGACCTGAACAACATGTCCTGGGTCGCCCCTGGCGTCACCGGTCAGGTCGCCGACGAACCCAAGAAGTGA
- a CDS encoding MBL fold metallo-hydrolase: MIGRVKLAVRPLYANVYLLSTPAGRLLVDSGALSHAPRFARLLRAFRPDALLLTHAHVDHAGNAFLAQRAGVPVLAHPLEHPALLGQVHDLPYPSGFPALGRVISRAHPKLRAVQATTPGQDVLGWQVVPLPGHTPGQTGLLRDGVLIAGDAVVGGADGAHLPRAAYNHDHAQALTTLRGLLDLDLREVWPGHGGRLTPGQIRARAERNG; the protein is encoded by the coding sequence ATGATCGGTCGCGTGAAGCTGGCCGTCCGTCCCCTGTACGCGAACGTGTACCTGCTGAGTACCCCGGCGGGGCGGCTGCTGGTGGACAGTGGCGCCCTCTCGCACGCGCCGCGGTTCGCCCGGCTGCTGCGGGCGTTCCGGCCGGACGCCCTCCTGCTCACGCACGCGCATGTGGATCACGCCGGGAACGCGTTCCTGGCGCAGCGGGCGGGCGTGCCGGTGCTGGCGCACCCGCTGGAGCACCCGGCGCTGCTGGGGCAGGTGCATGACCTGCCCTATCCGTCCGGCTTTCCCGCCCTGGGCCGCGTGATCTCCCGCGCGCACCCGAAGCTGCGCGCCGTGCAGGCCACGACGCCCGGTCAGGACGTGCTGGGCTGGCAGGTCGTGCCGCTGCCCGGGCACACGCCGGGGCAGACCGGGCTGCTGCGGGACGGGGTGCTGATCGCGGGCGACGCCGTGGTGGGGGGCGCGGACGGCGCGCACCTGCCCCGCGCGGCGTACAACCACGACCACGCGCAGGCGCTGACGACGCTCAGGGGCCTGCTGGACCTCGACCTGCGTGAGGTCTGGCCCGGGCACGGTGGCCGCCTCACGCCGGGGCAGATCCGCGCCCGCGCTGAGCGGAATGGTTGA
- a CDS encoding peroxidase-related enzyme (This protein belongs to a clade of uncharacterized proteins related to peroxidases such as the alkylhydroperoxidase AhpD.) — translation MNRISWLAVPDEATAPEGVQKLWAKAQGNLGFVPNVFRAQALNPDTFLAWWHDFNTLVNREGHLKNADRELLAVVVSGLNRCVYCAVSHGAALRDYTGDAALADTVAVNWRHAPLTPQQAALCAYAEKLTLTPAHMTEADLRDLRAAGLTDHAILEATQVIGMFNMTNRVSSALGFTPNAEYHRQGR, via the coding sequence ATGAACCGCATCTCCTGGCTGGCCGTCCCCGACGAAGCGACCGCACCCGAAGGCGTGCAGAAACTCTGGGCGAAAGCCCAGGGAAACCTCGGCTTCGTGCCCAACGTGTTCCGCGCGCAGGCCCTGAACCCCGACACGTTCCTGGCGTGGTGGCACGACTTCAACACCCTGGTAAACCGCGAAGGGCACCTGAAGAACGCCGACCGGGAACTCCTGGCCGTGGTCGTCAGCGGCCTGAACCGCTGCGTGTACTGCGCGGTCTCCCACGGCGCGGCCCTGCGCGACTACACCGGTGACGCCGCCCTGGCCGACACGGTCGCCGTGAACTGGCGTCACGCCCCCCTCACGCCGCAGCAGGCGGCCCTGTGCGCCTACGCCGAGAAACTCACCCTCACGCCCGCGCACATGACCGAAGCCGACCTGCGTGACCTCCGCGCGGCGGGCCTCACCGACCACGCCATCCTGGAAGCCACGCAGGTCATCGGGATGTTCAACATGACCAACCGCGTCAGCAGCGCCCTGGGTTTTACCCCCAACGCCGAGTACCACCGGCAGGGCCGCTGA
- a CDS encoding 3-hydroxyacyl-CoA dehydrogenase family protein, with the protein MKFGVIGAGQMGGGIAQVAAQSGFTVVVQDVKQEFLDRGRAVIEKSLAKLHEKGRLTDAPDVILGRMEFTTDLNAFADCDLVVEAIVENEGVKADLFGQLGQIVKPDGILASNTSSIPITALASASGRPDKFIGMHFMNPVPLMQLVEVIRGYSTSDETAQFVTQTAERMGKTPLSCNDFPGFVSNRILMPMLNEAIQCVMEGVAEPEAIDGIMKLGMNHPMGPLTLADFIGLDTCLAIMEVLHRGLGDDKYRPSPLLRKMVQAGLLGRKSGQGFYTY; encoded by the coding sequence ATGAAATTCGGAGTGATCGGAGCTGGACAGATGGGCGGCGGCATCGCGCAGGTCGCCGCGCAGAGTGGATTTACCGTGGTCGTGCAGGACGTGAAGCAGGAATTCCTGGATCGGGGCCGCGCCGTGATCGAGAAGTCCCTGGCGAAACTGCACGAGAAGGGCCGCCTGACGGACGCCCCGGACGTGATCCTGGGCCGTATGGAGTTCACGACCGACCTGAACGCGTTCGCGGACTGCGATCTGGTCGTGGAGGCCATCGTGGAAAACGAGGGGGTGAAGGCCGACCTGTTCGGGCAACTGGGGCAGATCGTGAAGCCGGACGGCATCCTGGCGAGCAACACGAGCTCTATTCCGATCACGGCGCTGGCGAGCGCGTCGGGCCGCCCCGATAAGTTCATCGGGATGCACTTCATGAACCCGGTGCCACTGATGCAACTCGTGGAGGTCATCCGGGGCTACAGCACCAGCGACGAGACCGCGCAGTTCGTCACGCAGACCGCCGAGCGGATGGGGAAGACCCCGCTGAGCTGCAACGATTTCCCCGGGTTTGTCAGCAACCGCATCCTGATGCCCATGCTGAACGAGGCCATCCAATGCGTCATGGAAGGCGTCGCGGAGCCCGAGGCCATCGACGGGATCATGAAACTCGGCATGAACCACCCCATGGGTCCCCTGACCCTGGCGGACTTCATCGGGCTGGACACCTGCCTCGCCATCATGGAAGTGCTGCACAGGGGCCTGGGGGACGACAAGTACCGCCCCAGCCCGCTGCTGCGCAAGATGGTGCAGGCGGGCCTGCTGGGCCGCAAGAGCGGGCAGGGCTTCTACACGTACTGA
- a CDS encoding YciI family protein: MTTLWIIESTYLKPADEIAQVTPAHREWLDQHYKSGVFLTSGRKVDNTGGVIVAQADTLQELVDLFDHDPFVQSGCSRYKYTAFNPVKRGKAVQLEGVPLVE, translated from the coding sequence ATGACGACCCTGTGGATCATCGAGAGCACCTACCTCAAACCCGCCGACGAGATCGCCCAGGTCACCCCCGCTCACCGCGAATGGCTCGACCAGCACTACAAGAGCGGCGTGTTCCTCACCAGCGGCCGCAAGGTCGACAACACTGGCGGCGTGATCGTCGCGCAGGCCGACACCCTGCAGGAGCTCGTGGACCTGTTCGACCACGACCCCTTCGTCCAGTCAGGCTGCTCCCGCTACAAGTACACCGCCTTCAACCCCGTCAAACGAGGCAAAGCCGTGCAGCTCGAGGGCGTGCCGCTGGTGGAGTAA
- a CDS encoding thiolase family protein → MQRAVIVAASRTPTGKFLGSLESVSAVDLGAATLRETLRRSGLDAGLIEEVIMGQVVQAGSGQNPARQAALKAGLTNEVGALTINKVCGSGLKAVILAAQSIRAGDQHAVLAGGMESMSNAPHLLPGARKGYRLGHAQVLDANTQDGLWCSINDEGMGLTGERVAEKYAITREEQDAYATQSHRRAIAAQQEGRFAEEIVPVTVKGRKGDTVVDTDEGPRADTSEETLGRLKPAFKKDGSVTAGNAPGLNDGAASLMVVSADFAQAHGLTPLAEIIDYATGGLAPEWVMMTPVPATQKLLTKLGWQAGDVDLWELNEAFSVQSLAVARELGLDPARVNVNGGAVALGHPIGASGARILVTLLHALKQQNKETGIATLCMGGGNGLALAVKRVG, encoded by the coding sequence ATGCAAAGAGCAGTGATCGTCGCGGCCAGCCGCACGCCCACCGGGAAGTTCCTGGGCAGCCTCGAGAGCGTCAGCGCCGTCGACCTGGGCGCCGCCACCCTGCGTGAAACCCTGCGCCGCAGCGGCCTGGACGCTGGCCTGATCGAGGAAGTCATCATGGGTCAGGTCGTGCAGGCGGGTAGCGGGCAGAACCCCGCCCGGCAGGCCGCCCTGAAAGCCGGACTGACGAACGAGGTCGGCGCGCTGACCATCAACAAGGTGTGCGGCAGCGGCCTGAAAGCCGTGATCCTCGCCGCGCAGAGCATCCGCGCCGGGGACCAGCACGCCGTCCTCGCCGGGGGCATGGAATCCATGAGCAACGCCCCGCACCTGCTGCCCGGCGCGCGCAAGGGCTACCGCCTGGGCCACGCGCAGGTCCTCGACGCGAACACCCAGGACGGCCTGTGGTGCTCCATCAACGACGAGGGCATGGGCCTGACCGGCGAACGCGTCGCCGAGAAGTACGCCATCACCCGCGAGGAGCAGGACGCCTACGCCACCCAGAGCCACCGCCGCGCCATCGCCGCGCAGCAGGAGGGCCGCTTCGCCGAAGAGATCGTCCCCGTGACCGTCAAGGGCCGCAAGGGCGACACCGTCGTGGACACCGACGAGGGCCCCCGCGCCGACACCAGCGAGGAGACCCTGGGCCGCCTCAAACCCGCTTTCAAGAAAGACGGCAGCGTCACCGCCGGGAACGCCCCCGGCCTGAACGACGGCGCGGCCAGCCTGATGGTCGTCAGCGCCGACTTCGCCCAGGCCCACGGCCTGACCCCCCTGGCCGAGATCATCGACTACGCCACGGGCGGCCTCGCCCCCGAATGGGTCATGATGACGCCCGTCCCCGCCACGCAGAAACTCCTGACAAAACTCGGCTGGCAGGCCGGTGACGTGGACCTCTGGGAACTGAACGAGGCGTTCAGCGTCCAGAGCCTCGCCGTCGCCCGCGAACTCGGCCTGGACCCCGCCCGCGTGAACGTGAACGGCGGCGCCGTCGCCCTCGGCCACCCCATCGGCGCATCCGGCGCGCGCATCCTCGTGACCCTCCTGCACGCCCTGAAGCAGCAGAACAAGGAAACCGGCATCGCCACGCTGTGCATGGGCGGCGGCAACGGCCTCGCCCTGGCCGTCAAGCGGGTAGGCTGA
- a CDS encoding nucleoside triphosphate pyrophosphohydrolase: protein MGKLVRDRIPDLFSGQTRTLTEGEYCAALRAKLEEEVAEYLDSGDAEELADVLEVLRALAALHGLSPEELEALRRAKADARGGFAGRVWWTPA from the coding sequence ATGGGCAAACTCGTGCGTGACCGCATCCCGGACCTGTTCAGCGGGCAGACCCGCACCCTGACGGAGGGGGAGTACTGCGCCGCGCTGCGCGCCAAGCTGGAGGAGGAGGTCGCGGAGTACCTCGATTCCGGCGACGCCGAGGAACTGGCGGACGTGCTGGAAGTCCTGCGGGCCCTGGCGGCCCTGCATGGTCTGAGCCCGGAGGAGCTGGAGGCACTGCGCCGTGCGAAGGCGGACGCGCGGGGCGGCTTCGCGGGCCGGGTGTGGTGGACGCCAGCCTAA
- the ffh gene encoding signal recognition particle protein, whose translation MFESLGNKLQDILDRVGKERQLTEAQVKAAMREIRMALLEADVNFGVAKDFVARVSEKAVGQSVEGSLTAGQTVVKLVHDELIETLGGKTIQPELKTEGNVWFMVGLQGAGKTTSTGKLAAHYKSKGRRVLLVAADTQRPAARDQLEVLAKQVGVPVLKVADGESPAETKRRVDEHLKTDFRDLVIVDTAGRLQIDEALMDQLADLQRVMQPTESLLVVDAMTGQEALNVAQTFDQRVNVTGLIITKMDGDARGGAALSARSVTGKPIYFAGTSEKIAGLDAFHPDRVAGRILGMGDVLGLIERAQQADLKAMEVKKPGDFDLEDLLLQLRQIRKMGPLGDLLKLIPGMSRALPEGFNIDEAQLQRIDAMISSMTVKERRNPKIIDGRRRKRIAAGSGHSVQDINKLLKMHEQMKDMMKMLQRMSGPGAKGMKPPRMPNVPPSLKR comes from the coding sequence ATGTTTGAGTCCCTGGGCAACAAGTTGCAGGACATCCTGGACCGGGTGGGTAAGGAACGCCAGCTGACCGAGGCGCAGGTCAAGGCCGCGATGCGCGAGATCCGCATGGCGCTGCTGGAAGCCGACGTGAACTTCGGCGTCGCGAAGGACTTCGTGGCGCGCGTCTCCGAGAAGGCCGTCGGGCAGTCCGTGGAAGGCAGCCTGACCGCCGGGCAGACCGTCGTGAAACTCGTGCACGACGAACTGATCGAGACGCTGGGTGGCAAGACCATCCAGCCGGAACTGAAGACCGAGGGGAACGTCTGGTTCATGGTGGGCCTCCAGGGCGCCGGGAAGACGACCAGCACCGGCAAGCTCGCCGCGCACTACAAGAGCAAGGGCCGCCGCGTGCTGCTCGTCGCGGCCGACACGCAGCGTCCCGCCGCGCGCGACCAGCTCGAAGTCCTCGCCAAACAGGTGGGCGTGCCGGTCCTGAAGGTCGCGGACGGCGAGAGCCCCGCCGAGACGAAACGCCGGGTGGACGAGCACCTGAAGACCGACTTCCGCGACCTCGTGATCGTGGACACCGCCGGCCGCCTCCAGATCGACGAGGCGCTGATGGACCAGCTGGCCGACCTCCAGCGCGTCATGCAGCCCACCGAGAGCCTGCTCGTCGTGGACGCCATGACCGGCCAGGAGGCGCTGAACGTCGCGCAGACCTTCGACCAGCGCGTGAACGTCACGGGCCTGATCATCACGAAGATGGACGGCGACGCGCGCGGCGGCGCGGCCCTCAGCGCGCGCAGCGTGACCGGCAAACCCATCTACTTCGCGGGCACCAGCGAGAAGATCGCCGGACTGGACGCCTTCCACCCCGACCGGGTCGCGGGACGCATCCTCGGCATGGGCGACGTGCTCGGCCTGATCGAACGCGCGCAGCAGGCCGACCTGAAAGCCATGGAAGTCAAGAAACCCGGCGACTTCGACCTGGAAGACCTGCTGCTGCAACTGCGGCAGATCCGCAAGATGGGCCCGCTGGGCGACCTGCTCAAGCTCATCCCCGGCATGAGCCGCGCGCTGCCCGAAGGCTTCAACATTGACGAGGCGCAGCTCCAGCGGATCGACGCGATGATCAGCTCCATGACCGTCAAGGAACGCCGCAACCCCAAGATCATCGACGGGCGCCGCCGCAAACGCATCGCCGCCGGCAGCGGCCACAGCGTGCAGGACATCAACAAACTCCTGAAGATGCACGAGCAGATGAAGGACATGATGAAGATGCTCCAGCGCATGAGCGGCCCCGGCGCCAAGGGCATGAAACCGCCCCGCATGCCCAACGTCCCCCCCAGCCTCAAACGCTGA
- a CDS encoding tyrosine-type recombinase/integrase, which yields MVTEYMRSKRATWADRTAWNNEALYTRHIAPHLAHLIAAGVLPGRLREYFELLSVARPGEEGMMRPPLGYSGQRQVHVLLHGAYAHAIADGLLRDNPAQYARPLSPSKGGAVKEAKVKHFEPEDLARFVTVALGDRFALPLAFLAYTGLRIGEALALTWGDVRQDDTGAPYVSVSKTRSEFEGKYYAGGPKTSAGVRRVYLSGDALGIVEDMRARVAVEARALKYQGAGVAETAPVFPSVDGRPMRQDSLRAVMRRTCEAAGVEVLSPHALRHSTGTFLISRGEDPVSVAAMLGHAQVSTTLNIYAHALPGKLRGLGYELSDLRGRGQGRAAPAPLEAPTVPGGGPLEVEGGTGEGKTRAGVSPVRRGAVRKGGPRRKV from the coding sequence ATGGTCACGGAGTACATGCGCTCGAAGCGGGCCACGTGGGCAGACCGCACGGCCTGGAATAACGAAGCCCTGTACACCCGGCACATAGCGCCCCATCTGGCCCACCTGATCGCGGCGGGCGTCCTGCCGGGCCGGTTGCGTGAGTACTTCGAGCTGCTGAGCGTGGCGCGGCCCGGCGAAGAGGGAATGATGCGGCCCCCCCTGGGGTACAGCGGGCAGAGACAGGTTCACGTCCTCTTGCACGGCGCGTATGCCCACGCTATCGCTGACGGGCTGCTGAGGGACAACCCGGCGCAGTACGCGCGGCCCCTGTCCCCCTCGAAGGGCGGCGCCGTCAAAGAGGCGAAGGTCAAGCACTTCGAGCCGGAAGACCTGGCGCGGTTCGTGACCGTGGCCCTGGGGGACCGTTTCGCCCTGCCCCTGGCCTTCCTGGCGTACACCGGCCTTCGGATCGGGGAAGCGCTGGCCCTGACGTGGGGGGACGTGCGGCAGGATGACACGGGCGCGCCTTACGTCAGTGTCTCGAAGACCCGCAGTGAGTTTGAGGGGAAGTACTACGCGGGCGGGCCGAAGACTTCGGCGGGCGTGCGGCGCGTGTACCTGTCCGGGGACGCCCTGGGGATCGTGGAAGACATGCGGGCGCGCGTGGCAGTCGAGGCGCGGGCACTCAAGTACCAGGGCGCGGGCGTGGCAGAGACGGCCCCGGTGTTCCCGTCAGTGGACGGCCGCCCCATGCGTCAGGACTCGCTGCGCGCCGTGATGCGCCGGACGTGCGAGGCGGCGGGCGTAGAAGTCCTGTCCCCGCACGCGCTGCGCCACAGTACAGGGACGTTCCTGATCTCGAGGGGGGAAGACCCGGTGAGTGTCGCGGCCATGCTGGGTCACGCGCAGGTGAGTACCACCCTGAACATTTACGCGCACGCCCTGCCCGGCAAGCTGCGCGGCCTGGGGTATGAGCTGTCAGACCTTCGGGGGCGGGGCCAGGGGCGGGCGGCGCCGGCACCCCTGGAAGCGCCCACGGTGCCCGGCGGGGGGCCGCTCGAGGTGGAAGGCGGGACCGGCGAAGGGAAGACGCGGGCGGGCGTGTCCCCGGTGCGCCGTGGGGCGGTCAGGAAGGGCGGGCCGCGCCGGAAGGTGTAG
- the aat gene encoding leucyl/phenylalanyl-tRNA--protein transferase, whose protein sequence is MPAAQPWLTHPDPLTRQVARAYAQGAFLMDNGDGVQFYSVEERAIVPLTEEGGLHVARRLKRDLRHFTYRVDTNFDAVLAGCRGLLPGSPPRDGEWISDDLTAIYGHLHDTGLAHSFEAYRDGELAGGVLGLALGGAFIAESKFHRVTNGSKAALIGLAGHLHARGFTLLDAQIQNPHLQTLGVYEIGADEYTRRLQAALTTDATL, encoded by the coding sequence GTGCCCGCCGCCCAGCCCTGGCTGACCCACCCCGACCCCCTGACCCGGCAGGTCGCCCGCGCCTACGCGCAGGGCGCGTTCCTGATGGACAACGGGGACGGCGTGCAGTTCTACAGCGTCGAGGAGCGCGCCATCGTGCCCCTGACCGAGGAAGGCGGCCTGCACGTCGCCCGCCGACTGAAACGCGACCTGCGGCACTTCACCTACCGCGTGGACACCAACTTCGACGCTGTCCTCGCCGGGTGCCGCGGCCTACTGCCCGGCAGCCCCCCCCGCGACGGCGAGTGGATCAGCGACGACCTCACCGCCATCTACGGCCACCTGCACGACACAGGCCTCGCCCACTCCTTCGAGGCGTACCGAGATGGGGAACTCGCGGGCGGCGTCCTCGGCCTCGCGCTGGGCGGCGCGTTCATCGCCGAGAGCAAATTCCACCGCGTCACCAACGGCAGCAAGGCCGCCCTCATCGGCCTCGCCGGCCACCTGCACGCCCGGGGGTTCACCCTCCTCGACGCGCAGATCCAGAACCCGCACCTCCAGACCCTCGGCGTCTACGAGATCGGCGCCGACGAGTACACCCGGCGACTCCAGGCCGCCCTCACCACCGACGCCACGCTGTAG
- a CDS encoding PaaI family thioesterase yields the protein MTTTPRPVPSPDDLTAFGAGHLPGLIGIRFTHAERGLLRSELTVRPELLAPNGFLHAATVVALADTTCGYGTRILLPEGAQSFTTIELKSNHLGTAREGTVTCEARSVHAGRTTQVWDAEVRAPDGKLMALFRCTQAVLYPR from the coding sequence ATGACCACCACCCCCCGTCCCGTCCCCAGCCCGGACGACCTGACCGCGTTCGGCGCCGGCCACCTGCCCGGCCTGATCGGCATCCGCTTCACGCACGCCGAGCGGGGACTGCTGCGCAGCGAACTGACCGTGCGGCCCGAACTGCTTGCCCCGAACGGCTTCCTGCACGCCGCGACTGTTGTCGCGCTGGCCGACACGACCTGTGGCTACGGCACCCGCATCCTGCTGCCCGAGGGCGCGCAGTCGTTCACGACCATCGAACTCAAGAGCAACCACCTCGGCACCGCCCGCGAGGGCACCGTCACCTGCGAGGCCCGGAGCGTCCACGCCGGACGCACCACCCAGGTCTGGGACGCCGAGGTCCGCGCGCCGGACGGCAAACTCATGGCCCTGTTCCGCTGCACGCAGGCCGTGCTGTACCCCCGCTGA